A genomic window from Brassica oleracea var. oleracea cultivar TO1000 chromosome C8, BOL, whole genome shotgun sequence includes:
- the LOC106307995 gene encoding stromal cell-derived factor 2-like protein, producing the protein MAMGFFSLALFLFLSVDSDSGYTSASAAAASGKEGVEITYGSAMKLMHEKTKFRLHSHDVPYGSGSGQQSVTAFPGVVDSNSYWIVKPVPGTTAKQGDAVMSGATIRLQHMKTRKWLHSHLHASPISGNLEVSCFGDDSNSDTGDHWKLIIEGSGKTWKQDQRVRLQHIDTSGYLHSHDKKYQRIAGGQQEVCGIREKRADNVWLAAEGVYLPVNESSSK; encoded by the exons ATGGCTATGGGATTCTTCTCCCTCGCTCTGTTCCTCTTCCTCAGCGTCGATTCCGATTCCGGCTACACGTCTGCTTCCGCCGCCGCCGCTTCGGGTAAAGAAGGCGTCGAG ATTACGTATGGAAGTGCGATGAAGCTGATGCACGAGAAGACTAAGTTTCGACTGCATTCTCACGATGTGCCGTATGGATCCGGCAGTGGTCAGCAGTCAGTCACTGCCTTTCCAGGCGTCGTTGATTCCAACAGCTACTGG ATTGTTAAACCTGTGCCTGGGACAACAGCCAAGCAAGGTGATGCCGTCATGAGTGGAGCTACCATTAGATTGCAGCACATGAAGACCCGGAAATGGCTCCACAGTCACTTGCATGCATCCCCTATATCTGGCAACTTAGAG GTTAGCTGTTTTGGAGATGATTCAAATTCCGATACTGGGGATCACTGGAA GCTTATAATCGAAGGGAGCGGGAAGACATGGAAACAAGACCAAAGAGTCCGACTTCAACACATAGACACTAGTGGCTACCTCCATAGCCATGACAAAAAGTACCAGCGTATAGCCGGTGGTCAGCAAGAG GTGTGTGGAATCAGGGAAAAGCGGGCAGATAATGTTTGGTTGGCAGCAGAAGGAGTCTACCTTCCCGTTAACGAGAGTAGCAGCAAGTAA